One window from the genome of Oncorhynchus gorbuscha isolate QuinsamMale2020 ecotype Even-year linkage group LG14, OgorEven_v1.0, whole genome shotgun sequence encodes:
- the LOC123995932 gene encoding spermatogenesis-associated protein 7 homolog isoform X2, translating to MRNSLENDDCDWQRRERSRQRTGDQNDHHANPANPSVHTALRAPQPGHLTSRDHQQAQGPYQSPAQRTYSGDVLDRHPGVFHRVGQQPFTPRTHRNQHDSFMSQYCYYTPPPGQKKGQTERKTHPSSSQNTSGGSCHGHKYPAQWSIKYSATNTGADQAGREGEEKEGDEEEEEGKYLQFLEDVTNDILRYGFYSDR from the exons ATGAGGAATTCTCTCGAGAATGATG ACTGtgactggcagaggagagagagatccagacagaggacaggagaccAGAATGACCACCATGCAAACCCAGCCAATCCCAGTGTACACACAGCTCTCAGG GCACCCCAGCCTGGCCACCTCACCTCTAGGGACCATCAACAGGCCCAGGGGCCCTACCAGAGCCCAGCTCAAAGGACCTACAGCGGGGACGTCCTGGACAGACACCCAGGGGTGTTCCACAGGGTCGGCCAGCAACCTTTCACCCCCAGGACCCACAGGAACCAGCATGACTCCTTCATGTCTCAGTATTGCTACTACACCCCACCGCCAGGCCAGAAGAAGGGACAGACTGAGAG GAAGACGCATCCCTCTTCATCACAGAACACCTCTGGGGGTAGTTGCCATGGTCACAAG TATCCTGCACAGTGGTCTATCAAATACAGTGCGACAAACACAGGAGCCGATCAAGCTGGCAG ggagggagaggagaaagagggggatgaggaggaagaggaggggaaatATCTACAGTTCTTGGAAGATGTGACCAATGATATTTTACGCTACGGGTTCTACTCTGACAGGTGA
- the LOC123995932 gene encoding spermatogenesis-associated protein 7-like isoform X1, protein MEMIVQHRGSTCKYSTLLLIREKMDAHYRALLSAKACVDSSLPRSLLTSIKYCDWQRRERSRQRTGDQNDHHANPANPSVHTALRAPQPGHLTSRDHQQAQGPYQSPAQRTYSGDVLDRHPGVFHRVGQQPFTPRTHRNQHDSFMSQYCYYTPPPGQKKGQTERKTHPSSSQNTSGGSCHGHKYPAQWSIKYSATNTGADQAGREGEEKEGDEEEEEGKYLQFLEDVTNDILRYGFYSDR, encoded by the exons GGTCCACTTGTAAATACTCAACCCTACTGCTTATTCGAGAAAAAATGGATGCCCATTACAGAGCGCTGCTCTCTGCTAAAG CTTGTGTGGACTCCTCCCTGCCCAGATCTCTCCTCACCAGTATCAAAT ACTGtgactggcagaggagagagagatccagacagaggacaggagaccAGAATGACCACCATGCAAACCCAGCCAATCCCAGTGTACACACAGCTCTCAGG GCACCCCAGCCTGGCCACCTCACCTCTAGGGACCATCAACAGGCCCAGGGGCCCTACCAGAGCCCAGCTCAAAGGACCTACAGCGGGGACGTCCTGGACAGACACCCAGGGGTGTTCCACAGGGTCGGCCAGCAACCTTTCACCCCCAGGACCCACAGGAACCAGCATGACTCCTTCATGTCTCAGTATTGCTACTACACCCCACCGCCAGGCCAGAAGAAGGGACAGACTGAGAG GAAGACGCATCCCTCTTCATCACAGAACACCTCTGGGGGTAGTTGCCATGGTCACAAG TATCCTGCACAGTGGTCTATCAAATACAGTGCGACAAACACAGGAGCCGATCAAGCTGGCAG ggagggagaggagaaagagggggatgaggaggaagaggaggggaaatATCTACAGTTCTTGGAAGATGTGACCAATGATATTTTACGCTACGGGTTCTACTCTGACAGGTGA